A section of the Petrimonas sulfuriphila genome encodes:
- the lysS gene encoding lysine--tRNA ligase has protein sequence MHHLELSEQEIIRRQSLNELRNLGIEPYPAALYEVNAYSTDIKEEFNDEEKRPVSIAGRIMNRRIMGKASFIELQDSKGRIQVYITRDDICPGEDKELYNTVFKKLLDIGDFIGITGFVFRTQMGEISVHAESLTVLAKSLKPLPVVKMKDGVAYDKFNDPELRYRQRYVDLVVNDEVKDIFIKRTRIFNAMREFINKFGYLEVDTPVLQSIPGGAAARPFITHHNALDIDLYLRIANELYLKRLIVGGFEGVYEFSRDFRNEGMDRTHNPEFTVMEIYVSYKDYKWMMEFTEQMLEQIATKVLGTTKTTIGDREIDFKAPYPRVTMIDAIKEHTGMDITGMDEAQLREVCRKLNIEVDETMGKGKLIDEIFGEKCEGNYIQPTFIIDYPIEMSPLCKRHRANPELTERFELMVNGKELANAYSELNDPIDQRERFEEQLRLSEKGDDEAMFIDQDFLRALEYGMPPTSGMGIGMDRLTMLLTGQTTIQEVLLFPQMRPEKKTKKDSTSKYVETGIPEAWVAVLQKAGYNEVKSLTDVNPNKLHQEICGLNKKFKMELNNPSVEDVKSWVENAKKNESLNAQ, from the coding sequence ATGCATCATTTAGAGCTTAGTGAACAGGAGATAATCCGCAGACAAAGTTTAAACGAATTAAGAAATTTAGGAATTGAACCCTACCCCGCAGCGCTTTACGAAGTAAACGCTTATTCCACCGATATAAAAGAAGAATTCAACGATGAGGAGAAACGCCCGGTAAGCATAGCAGGGCGCATCATGAACCGCCGCATTATGGGCAAAGCGTCCTTCATCGAACTACAAGACTCAAAGGGAAGAATTCAGGTCTACATCACACGCGACGATATCTGTCCCGGAGAAGACAAAGAACTTTATAATACTGTTTTCAAAAAACTGCTCGATATTGGCGATTTCATCGGAATTACCGGATTTGTTTTCCGCACCCAGATGGGCGAAATTTCTGTGCATGCCGAATCGCTGACCGTGCTGGCCAAATCGCTGAAGCCGCTTCCTGTAGTGAAGATGAAAGACGGCGTGGCCTACGACAAGTTCAACGATCCCGAACTTCGTTACCGTCAACGCTACGTGGATCTGGTGGTAAACGACGAAGTAAAAGATATTTTCATCAAGCGCACCCGTATTTTTAATGCCATGCGCGAGTTCATCAACAAATTTGGCTACCTGGAAGTGGATACTCCCGTTTTGCAGAGTATCCCCGGTGGTGCCGCCGCCCGCCCCTTTATCACGCATCACAATGCTCTGGATATTGATTTGTATTTACGCATTGCCAACGAGCTTTACCTGAAACGGTTGATCGTAGGTGGCTTTGAAGGTGTTTACGAGTTTTCACGAGACTTCCGCAATGAAGGAATGGACCGGACGCACAACCCGGAGTTTACGGTAATGGAGATCTACGTCTCCTACAAGGATTACAAGTGGATGATGGAATTTACCGAACAAATGCTGGAACAGATCGCCACGAAGGTGCTGGGAACAACAAAGACAACCATCGGCGATAGGGAAATCGATTTTAAAGCGCCATATCCACGCGTCACCATGATCGACGCCATTAAGGAACATACCGGAATGGATATCACCGGAATGGATGAGGCACAATTGCGCGAAGTTTGCAGGAAGCTGAACATCGAGGTAGACGAAACCATGGGTAAAGGAAAACTGATCGATGAAATCTTCGGCGAGAAGTGCGAGGGGAATTACATTCAACCGACATTCATCATCGACTATCCCATCGAAATGTCCCCCTTGTGTAAACGCCACCGGGCTAATCCGGAGCTTACCGAACGCTTCGAACTGATGGTGAACGGTAAAGAACTGGCAAACGCCTACTCGGAGTTGAACGATCCGATTGACCAGCGCGAACGCTTTGAAGAACAGCTCCGCCTGTCGGAAAAGGGCGACGACGAAGCCATGTTTATCGACCAGGATTTTCTGCGCGCCCTGGAATACGGCATGCCACCTACATCGGGGATGGGTATAGGTATGGACAGGCTTACGATGCTGCTCACCGGACAAACCACCATTCAGGAAGTACTCCTTTTTCCGCAAATGCGTCCCGAGAAAAAAACCAAGAAGGATTCAACGTCCAAATATGTTGAAACCGGAATCCCGGAAGCGTGGGTTGCTGTATTGCAGAAAGCGGGTTACAATGAAGTGAAGAGCCTTACAGACGTAAACCCCAACAAGCTGCACCAGGAAATTTGCGGATTGAACAAGAAATTCAAGATGGAGTTGAACAACCCGTCGGTGGAAGATGTTAAATCCTGGGTGGAGAACGCAAAAAAAAACGAATCACTTAACGCACAATGA
- a CDS encoding glucose-6-phosphate isomerase — translation MDTIKLVINHVYDFVSEKEILQQADNATAANKALHDGTRAGNDFLGWVNLPSSVTEDFIRDIEDTATALRTRCDVVVVVGIGGSYLGAKAVIDALSNSFDWLQHERKDPVILYAGNNIGEDYLHELTEYLKKRQFGIINISKSGTTTEPAIAFRLLKDLLVGKVGKEEACRRIVAITDASKGALRTLAGTEGYKTFVIPDDVGGRYSVLTPVGLLPIAVAGINIRELLRGAKDMEEATGANTSYEVNLPAIYAAIRNELYRKGKKIEILANYNPKLHYFAEWWKQLYGESEGKEGKGIFPAAVDFTTDLHSMGQWIQEGERTIFETVLSVKEPKENVKIPHDEANLDGLNFLKGKRVDEVNKMAELGTLIAHVDGGVPNILIEIPKLSEYYIGQLIYFFEKACGISGYMLDVNPFNQPGVEAYKRNMFALLEKPGYEAETKAIKERL, via the coding sequence ATGGATACAATAAAACTGGTCATCAATCATGTATATGATTTCGTGTCCGAAAAAGAAATCCTGCAACAGGCAGATAATGCAACTGCGGCCAATAAGGCGTTGCACGACGGGACACGTGCAGGAAACGATTTTCTGGGTTGGGTAAACCTCCCTTCATCAGTTACCGAAGACTTCATCCGGGATATCGAAGATACCGCAACGGCGCTCCGCACCCGGTGCGATGTGGTAGTGGTGGTGGGTATCGGCGGAAGTTACCTGGGAGCCAAGGCCGTTATCGACGCACTCTCCAATTCTTTTGACTGGCTGCAGCACGAAAGAAAAGATCCGGTTATCCTGTACGCGGGAAACAACATCGGGGAAGATTATCTCCACGAACTTACGGAGTACCTCAAAAAAAGACAATTCGGGATTATCAACATATCCAAGTCGGGCACGACTACAGAGCCAGCCATCGCATTCAGGCTACTCAAGGACTTGCTTGTCGGAAAAGTGGGTAAGGAGGAAGCATGCAGAAGAATAGTGGCCATTACCGATGCATCGAAAGGAGCCTTGCGTACGTTGGCCGGTACCGAAGGCTATAAAACTTTTGTTATCCCCGATGATGTGGGCGGACGCTACTCCGTACTTACCCCCGTTGGTTTACTGCCCATCGCCGTCGCAGGTATAAACATCCGCGAACTCCTTCGGGGCGCCAAAGATATGGAAGAAGCCACCGGAGCCAACACCTCGTACGAAGTTAACCTGCCCGCCATTTACGCAGCCATCCGCAACGAACTTTACCGGAAAGGAAAGAAGATTGAGATCCTGGCAAACTACAACCCGAAATTGCACTATTTCGCCGAATGGTGGAAACAGCTTTATGGGGAGAGTGAAGGCAAGGAAGGCAAAGGCATATTCCCGGCCGCAGTGGATTTCACTACCGATTTACACTCGATGGGACAATGGATCCAGGAAGGTGAACGCACGATCTTCGAAACGGTTTTATCCGTAAAGGAACCCAAAGAAAATGTCAAAATTCCACACGATGAAGCCAACCTCGATGGGCTTAACTTCCTGAAAGGAAAACGGGTGGACGAAGTAAATAAAATGGCCGAGCTGGGCACGCTTATCGCCCACGTGGATGGTGGCGTCCCCAATATCCTCATCGAAATTCCAAAATTATCGGAATATTACATCGGCCAGCTCATCTATTTCTTTGAAAAAGCCTGCGGGATCAGCGGCTACATGCTTGATGTAAACCCATTTAACCAACCCGGTGTGGAAGCCTACAAGCGAAACATGTTTGCACTGCTGGAAAAACCCGGGTACGAAGCAGAAACCAAAGCGATAAAAGAGAGATTATAA
- a CDS encoding NAD(P)H-dependent glycerol-3-phosphate dehydrogenase gives MSSLGKIAILGGGTWATALAKIVLMNEKHINWFIRRDDQIEGFYKLGRNPSYLTNVKFNLAQITFYSNIEKAIKDSDTIIIAIPSPYVKQYMRKIWMSSTLKGKFVVSAVKGMIPNDNIVVSEYLMSNFKIPRENIGVISGPCHAEEVALERLSFLTVASYDTEKAKMLSEAIRSRIMNTSISDDVVGIELAAVLKNIYAIISGVCSGLQYGDNFQAVLMTQCAKEMKTFLDAIVPMDRCICEQHYLGDMLVTGYSQFSRNRTLGTMIGKGYSVKTAQLEMEMIAEGYYGAKCIQEMNNHFKVKIPIAQTVYEILYEKLRPQAAINELIKNF, from the coding sequence ATGAGTTCACTCGGAAAAATTGCTATTCTTGGCGGTGGCACGTGGGCTACGGCTCTGGCAAAAATCGTGCTGATGAATGAAAAGCACATCAATTGGTTTATCCGTCGCGACGATCAGATTGAAGGTTTTTACAAACTCGGCCGCAACCCCAGTTACCTGACAAACGTAAAATTCAACCTGGCCCAGATTACGTTCTATTCGAACATAGAAAAAGCAATCAAAGACTCTGACACCATCATCATTGCTATCCCCTCTCCCTATGTGAAGCAATATATGCGAAAAATATGGATGAGCAGTACACTAAAGGGGAAATTTGTGGTCTCTGCCGTCAAAGGCATGATACCGAACGACAATATTGTGGTAAGCGAATACCTGATGAGTAATTTTAAAATCCCGCGGGAAAACATCGGGGTGATATCCGGCCCCTGTCACGCCGAGGAGGTCGCGCTTGAACGGCTCTCGTTCCTGACCGTTGCCAGCTACGATACCGAGAAAGCAAAAATGCTTTCGGAAGCCATACGTTCGCGCATTATGAACACCTCCATATCGGATGATGTGGTAGGGATTGAACTGGCTGCCGTCCTTAAAAATATTTATGCCATTATTTCGGGAGTTTGTTCCGGATTGCAATACGGCGATAATTTTCAGGCGGTGCTGATGACCCAATGCGCCAAAGAGATGAAAACCTTTCTCGATGCCATCGTACCCATGGACAGGTGCATTTGTGAACAGCATTATTTAGGAGATATGCTGGTCACGGGATATTCGCAGTTCAGCCGTAACAGGACGTTGGGGACGATGATCGGAAAAGGATATTCCGTAAAAACGGCGCAACTGGAAATGGAAATGATTGCCGAAGGTTATTACGGCGCCAAATGCATTCAGGAGATGAACAATCACTTCAAAGTGAAAATACCTATTGCACAAACGGTTTACGAAATTCTGTACGAAAAGCTTCGTCCTCAGGCCGCAATTAACGAATTGATCAAAAATTTTTAA
- a CDS encoding FAD-dependent oxidoreductase → MKPSEIETLRKQHKERILPATPMILVGMGTCGIGNGAATVYHHFEKVLSENNFDCKLKQAGCFGFCAEEPMVMFYQPGKPMLVYSKVEVKDVKRIIDNLHKNRLYKNKLLCRIDEWDFLTSEVVFGKGYEDIPHWDEVPFFKGQKKVVLRHAGLIDPEDIFDYIAVGGYNALAKAVMAYEPAEVVEQVMASKLRGRGGAGFPTGVKWSIMQKQDARQKYVICNADEGDPGAYMNRNEIESDPHMLLEGMLIGAYAMGASEGIAYVRAEYPLAVKRLRTAIGQAEQLGLMGENILGTGFSFKMDIVEGAGAFVCGEETALIASIEGKAGRPLPRPPYPASKGLYGKPTNINNVETWCNVPVIIEKGAGWFTAMGTEKSPGTKVFSLVGKVKNTGLVELPLGSRLEQFVFNIGEGTGTSKRVKAVQTGGPSGGCIPLEFFSTPVDYESLAGIGAIMGSGGMVVMDQDNCMVDVARYFLEFNAGESCGKCTPCREGASQALAILTRITRGQGTFADLTVLELLSGVIKDSSLCALGQTAPNPILTTLKYFRNEYEEHIREKRCHAGTCESLFMALCENSCPLHMNIPGYIELIKEDRVEEAFELTLRDNPLPGTIGRICHFHCQMRCRREMLDQPVSQGEIHRYLADTMYQLGKENGIYHKLIKEKLPPTGKRIAIVGAGPAGLTAAFYLVRLGHDITVYEALSEAGGVARFGIPHYRLPKEVLRKEARLIKKLGVKFKFNQRLGDNLSLEELKNEFDVIYLAIGAWKNIDLKIPGEDAKGVFAGTTILKEMAVGKTPKVGERVAIVGAGNVAIDTARSLLRLGKDVTIVYRREKGDMPANAVEISESEEEKINYRFMASPNGIITDKSGRVKALHIERMSGGSIDSSGRKKPVATGVFEEIPCDAVVLAVGERVDSGFLAEKNMKLTRDGRIVIDPFTFQTTDPKVYAGGDAVSGPSTAAEAMGMAKKAAAAMDRMLMGENRFCLLSPPFDYRNVVPANPKPASKNVPRRLSVKDRVNNFNEISCGFTGEQARNEVERCLRCDVKY, encoded by the coding sequence ATGAAACCGTCTGAAATTGAAACCTTAAGAAAACAGCACAAGGAAAGGATCCTGCCGGCGACTCCCATGATTTTGGTTGGAATGGGGACCTGCGGTATCGGTAACGGAGCCGCTACGGTTTATCATCATTTCGAAAAGGTGCTGTCGGAGAATAACTTCGATTGTAAACTCAAGCAGGCCGGTTGTTTCGGTTTCTGCGCTGAAGAACCGATGGTGATGTTCTATCAGCCGGGCAAGCCTATGCTGGTTTACAGTAAAGTGGAAGTGAAGGATGTAAAACGCATCATTGATAATTTACATAAAAACAGGCTGTATAAAAACAAGCTGTTGTGTCGCATCGATGAATGGGATTTCCTGACTTCGGAGGTGGTATTTGGAAAGGGTTACGAAGATATTCCTCACTGGGATGAGGTGCCCTTTTTTAAGGGACAGAAGAAAGTGGTGTTGCGCCATGCCGGCCTCATCGACCCTGAAGACATTTTCGATTATATTGCTGTGGGAGGATACAATGCCCTGGCAAAAGCGGTTATGGCTTATGAGCCGGCAGAAGTGGTAGAGCAAGTGATGGCGTCGAAGTTGCGTGGCCGGGGAGGGGCAGGTTTCCCTACGGGAGTAAAATGGTCAATCATGCAAAAACAGGATGCCCGGCAGAAATATGTTATCTGCAATGCGGACGAGGGCGATCCGGGCGCGTACATGAACCGTAACGAAATTGAAAGCGACCCGCACATGTTGCTCGAAGGTATGCTGATAGGTGCTTACGCCATGGGAGCAAGTGAGGGCATTGCATACGTGAGGGCAGAATATCCGCTTGCCGTAAAGCGGCTTCGGACGGCTATCGGGCAAGCTGAACAACTCGGGCTCATGGGTGAAAATATATTGGGTACCGGTTTCAGTTTCAAGATGGACATTGTTGAAGGGGCCGGAGCCTTCGTTTGCGGTGAGGAGACAGCATTGATTGCTTCCATCGAAGGGAAGGCGGGCCGACCGCTTCCGCGTCCGCCTTATCCTGCCAGCAAAGGATTGTACGGAAAACCCACCAATATCAACAACGTGGAAACCTGGTGCAACGTGCCGGTCATCATTGAAAAAGGTGCCGGATGGTTCACAGCTATGGGGACGGAAAAAAGCCCAGGAACAAAAGTGTTCTCACTGGTGGGAAAAGTGAAGAATACAGGGTTGGTAGAACTTCCTCTCGGGTCAAGGTTGGAGCAATTTGTGTTCAATATCGGGGAGGGAACAGGAACTTCCAAACGCGTAAAAGCCGTGCAGACCGGCGGGCCTTCCGGTGGTTGCATCCCGTTGGAGTTTTTTTCAACCCCGGTGGATTACGAGTCACTGGCAGGCATTGGAGCCATCATGGGTTCGGGAGGAATGGTGGTGATGGACCAGGACAACTGCATGGTTGACGTGGCGCGGTATTTTCTGGAGTTCAACGCAGGAGAATCGTGCGGAAAATGTACGCCCTGTCGTGAAGGGGCGTCACAAGCATTGGCTATTCTCACCCGCATCACCCGGGGACAAGGAACGTTCGCCGATTTAACGGTCTTGGAGCTGCTCAGCGGTGTTATCAAAGATTCGTCGCTTTGCGCTCTCGGGCAAACCGCCCCCAATCCCATTCTGACCACGTTAAAATACTTCCGGAACGAGTACGAAGAGCATATCCGGGAGAAACGGTGTCATGCAGGGACATGCGAGTCGCTGTTCATGGCTTTGTGCGAAAATAGCTGTCCGCTGCACATGAACATTCCGGGTTACATCGAACTGATTAAGGAAGACCGTGTGGAAGAAGCCTTTGAGCTTACGCTGCGCGATAATCCCCTGCCGGGAACAATAGGGAGGATTTGTCACTTCCATTGCCAAATGCGTTGCCGTCGTGAAATGCTTGACCAGCCGGTTTCGCAAGGCGAGATCCACCGGTACCTGGCTGATACCATGTACCAGCTAGGGAAAGAGAACGGGATCTACCATAAACTGATTAAAGAAAAACTTCCTCCCACCGGAAAAAGGATTGCCATTGTAGGTGCCGGGCCAGCAGGGCTTACGGCAGCCTTTTACCTGGTACGCCTCGGCCATGATATCACCGTTTACGAGGCTTTGTCCGAAGCTGGGGGAGTAGCGCGTTTCGGCATACCGCATTATCGTTTGCCGAAAGAAGTGTTGAGGAAGGAGGCCAGGCTGATAAAAAAACTGGGTGTGAAATTCAAGTTCAACCAGCGATTGGGAGACAACCTTTCCCTGGAAGAGTTAAAAAATGAGTTCGATGTCATTTATTTGGCGATAGGTGCATGGAAAAATATTGATTTGAAAATTCCGGGAGAAGATGCAAAAGGTGTTTTTGCGGGAACAACAATTCTGAAAGAGATGGCTGTGGGGAAAACACCGAAAGTGGGTGAGCGGGTTGCTATTGTCGGTGCCGGAAACGTGGCCATCGACACGGCTCGGAGTTTATTACGCCTGGGAAAGGATGTGACCATCGTTTACCGGCGTGAAAAAGGGGATATGCCTGCCAACGCCGTCGAGATATCGGAATCGGAAGAAGAAAAAATCAACTATCGTTTTATGGCTTCTCCCAACGGGATTATAACGGATAAATCGGGCAGAGTAAAAGCGCTGCACATTGAAAGGATGTCGGGTGGAAGCATCGATTCTTCCGGGAGGAAAAAACCGGTTGCCACCGGAGTATTTGAAGAAATTCCGTGTGATGCTGTTGTGCTGGCTGTCGGTGAACGGGTAGATTCCGGATTTCTGGCTGAAAAAAATATGAAGCTTACCCGGGACGGGCGAATCGTTATTGATCCGTTCACTTTTCAAACAACTGATCCGAAAGTCTACGCCGGGGGAGATGCGGTAAGCGGCCCCTCAACAGCGGCAGAGGCAATGGGGATGGCGAAGAAAGCCGCTGCTGCGATGGACAGGATGTTGATGGGTGAAAACCGGTTTTGTCTGCTCTCGCCCCCGTTTGACTATCGAAACGTTGTGCCCGCAAATCCAAAACCCGCTTCGAAGAATGTTCCGAGGAGGCTTTCGGTGAAAGACCGGGTGAATAATTTCAACGAGATCTCCTGCGGATTTACGGGTGAGCAGGCCCGCAATGAGGTGGAGAGGTGCCTGAGGTGTGACGTGAAATATTAA
- a CDS encoding [FeFe] hydrogenase, group A, with translation MEININNRPVQVAEGATILEACRSVGIEVPTLCYLKDVSQNASCGVCVVEVKGAKSLLRSCITQVTEGMEISTNSPRAMQARKVNVELLLANHPQDCLICDRNGNCELQELTHALGISARRFVRTRKEQLVKDETSLSLVRDPEKCILCGRCVAVCSQMQGVKAIDFSGRGLKSKISTFLDSGLGLVACSNCGQCALVCPTGAITERSSVSEVWAALQDPGKIVLVQTAPAVRVGIGEAMGMPYGSLVTGQMVAGLRRLGFSKVFDTNFAADLTIIEEGNELLHRIRTGGELPMITSCSPGWIKFIEDFYPGLLRHLSTCKSPQQMFGAVAKTYYAEKTGVDPRNIVVVSIMPCTAKKYEAKRPEMDGAFHYWKEKLKLKDEEHFFDVDFSLTTRELARMFSESGVNFSSLPEERFDSPLGESTGAAVIFGATGGVMEAALRTAYEVYTGKTLHDVNFTSVRGFQGIKEADVNLNGTVIKVAVAHTLKNAGILLEQIKNGTSPYVFIEVMTCPGGCLGGGGQPIPTNAETREKRAESIYYDDDHKAIRKSHENPEITAIYADFLEKPLGEKSHHLLHTHYMKREY, from the coding sequence ATGGAAATTAACATCAATAACCGTCCTGTTCAGGTAGCTGAAGGAGCCACCATTCTGGAAGCATGCCGTTCTGTGGGAATAGAGGTGCCTACGCTGTGTTACCTGAAAGATGTATCGCAAAATGCGTCGTGTGGCGTTTGTGTGGTGGAAGTGAAAGGTGCTAAATCGTTATTGCGCTCGTGCATCACCCAGGTTACCGAGGGAATGGAAATTTCTACGAACAGCCCGAGGGCCATGCAGGCAAGAAAAGTAAATGTTGAGTTATTGCTGGCCAATCATCCTCAGGATTGTTTGATTTGTGACCGGAACGGAAACTGCGAATTGCAGGAGCTGACCCATGCATTAGGGATTAGTGCTAGGCGGTTTGTTCGCACCCGGAAGGAGCAGCTGGTAAAAGACGAAACATCGCTTTCGCTGGTGCGCGACCCGGAAAAATGCATCCTGTGCGGCCGTTGCGTTGCCGTTTGCAGCCAGATGCAGGGAGTAAAGGCAATCGATTTTTCGGGACGGGGATTAAAAAGCAAAATCTCCACTTTTCTCGATTCGGGGTTGGGGCTTGTAGCCTGTTCAAATTGCGGGCAATGCGCCCTGGTCTGCCCCACAGGAGCTATAACGGAGAGAAGTTCGGTAAGCGAAGTCTGGGCAGCCTTACAAGATCCCGGAAAGATTGTTCTGGTGCAAACCGCGCCAGCCGTGCGTGTCGGAATAGGAGAGGCTATGGGGATGCCTTACGGAAGCCTGGTTACAGGTCAAATGGTTGCCGGATTACGCCGACTCGGATTCTCGAAAGTGTTCGATACTAATTTCGCTGCCGACCTTACCATTATCGAGGAAGGGAATGAGTTGCTTCACCGCATCAGGACGGGCGGGGAGTTACCGATGATTACTTCCTGTTCGCCGGGATGGATCAAGTTTATCGAGGATTTTTATCCGGGTTTGTTGAGACACCTGTCTACCTGTAAATCACCGCAGCAGATGTTTGGCGCTGTGGCAAAAACCTATTATGCCGAAAAAACGGGAGTCGATCCGAGAAACATCGTGGTGGTTTCCATCATGCCTTGTACAGCCAAGAAGTATGAGGCAAAACGTCCTGAAATGGACGGAGCATTCCATTACTGGAAAGAGAAACTTAAACTGAAAGATGAGGAACATTTTTTTGATGTGGATTTTTCGCTTACCACTCGCGAGCTGGCACGTATGTTCAGTGAGTCGGGGGTAAATTTTTCCAGTCTCCCGGAAGAACGGTTCGACAGCCCGTTGGGTGAATCAACCGGTGCCGCCGTAATATTTGGTGCTACCGGAGGGGTGATGGAAGCGGCACTGAGGACAGCTTATGAGGTGTATACCGGTAAAACACTACATGACGTCAATTTTACTTCTGTACGGGGTTTCCAAGGAATAAAAGAGGCGGACGTAAATTTGAACGGAACGGTTATTAAGGTAGCTGTCGCCCATACACTCAAAAACGCCGGAATTTTGTTGGAACAGATTAAAAACGGCACTTCACCCTACGTGTTTATTGAAGTGATGACATGCCCGGGAGGTTGCCTTGGCGGTGGTGGACAACCCATTCCCACCAACGCGGAAACACGTGAAAAACGTGCTGAATCTATTTATTACGATGACGATCATAAAGCGATACGAAAATCACATGAAAATCCGGAGATTACCGCAATATATGCCGATTTCTTAGAAAAACCGCTGGGGGAGAAGTCGCATCACTTGCTTCACACCCATTATATGAAGAGGGAGTATTAA
- a CDS encoding NAD(P)H-dependent oxidoreductase subunit E, with translation METLINAPVTGEILDEIIEKYRGKPGMLLTTLEEAQEKNLLNYLPGETLAEISKKLKVPYTQVYSVATFYSFFNLKPQGKHSIVVCRGTACHTKGSKALLDDIGKILGIKRTGDDTESSFTTPDNMFTIRTVACFGQCAQSPVVAIDNVIYSNVNSRKLMKILSKYTPRL, from the coding sequence ATGGAAACACTGATAAACGCTCCCGTTACGGGGGAAATTCTCGATGAAATCATCGAAAAATACCGCGGAAAGCCTGGTATGTTGCTCACCACGTTGGAAGAAGCACAGGAGAAAAATCTCCTGAACTATCTTCCGGGTGAAACGCTGGCCGAAATATCGAAAAAACTGAAGGTGCCTTATACACAGGTCTACAGTGTAGCCACGTTTTATTCCTTCTTTAATTTAAAACCTCAAGGCAAGCATTCGATTGTCGTTTGTCGCGGTACAGCGTGTCACACAAAAGGTTCAAAAGCCTTGCTGGATGATATCGGAAAAATTTTAGGTATTAAACGTACCGGTGACGATACTGAATCATCTTTCACTACTCCCGATAACATGTTTACGATAAGGACAGTGGCCTGTTTCGGACAATGCGCACAATCGCCCGTCGTAGCCATAGACAATGTTATTTACAGTAACGTGAATTCCCGGAAATTAATGAAAATCCTGAGCAAATACACCCCACGGCTATGA
- a CDS encoding HAD hydrolase-like protein, translating to MKERFQKYLKANSHIRFDLKAILFDMDGVLYNSMPAHAKSWQQTVEELGLKTNPEEFYLHEGRTGASTIHIIFQRNFGRDATEEEIQAIYERKSELFVKYNTGETIPKAREVLDFVKSNGLRPVLVTGSGQPSLLDRLDHDFPGIFSPETMVTAFDVKIGKPHPEPFLMGLQKGGNLIPNQALVVENAPLGTEAATKAGIFTIGVNTGPLHDNILKDAGANLVFHSMQELLNKFPEILEITSLI from the coding sequence ATGAAGGAACGATTTCAAAAATACTTAAAAGCGAACAGCCACATCCGGTTTGACCTGAAAGCTATCCTGTTCGATATGGACGGCGTGCTCTATAATTCCATGCCGGCTCACGCAAAATCGTGGCAGCAAACAGTGGAAGAGCTGGGTCTGAAAACCAATCCTGAAGAGTTTTACCTGCACGAAGGCAGAACCGGAGCATCCACGATCCACATTATTTTTCAACGTAATTTTGGCAGGGATGCAACGGAGGAAGAAATTCAAGCAATCTACGAAAGGAAAAGCGAACTATTCGTGAAATACAATACGGGTGAGACTATCCCCAAAGCCAGGGAAGTTCTCGATTTCGTAAAATCCAACGGATTAAGACCTGTTCTGGTGACGGGATCGGGACAACCTTCGTTGCTGGACAGGCTGGACCATGACTTTCCAGGTATTTTCTCCCCTGAGACAATGGTCACGGCTTTCGATGTAAAAATCGGAAAACCACACCCCGAACCTTTCTTGATGGGGCTGCAGAAAGGGGGAAACCTGATACCCAACCAGGCATTGGTAGTTGAGAATGCCCCTTTGGGTACGGAAGCTGCAACCAAGGCCGGGATTTTCACCATTGGGGTCAATACAGGGCCGCTCCACGATAACATCCTGAAAGATGCCGGAGCAAATTTGGTTTTTCATTCCATGCAGGAACTATTGAACAAGTTCCCCGAGATTCTGGAAATAACCTCCTTAATCTGA